The following proteins are encoded in a genomic region of Natrinema sp. DC36:
- a CDS encoding glycosyltransferase family 4 protein, giving the protein MNLLVISREFPPHVAGGISYHLKNLYSKIASSGHNITILAGRPRAIATTDSIEVPDSFDINWVDYYSLSGYHLQFPTALYKTLRGFDIHDYDVALTHTEIPFDLGISTIHKVHDAKHIERTFNRNQMGRLTKIADSILAKTRRWTTQRALNCADGLIFNSELTESVWKDEYRISSPTHTVYNGVDQEIFYPRDVPDEEYVLFVGNSPRKGLPKVREFARDGSHPVYVVGDVAESENLRAIGRVNQSELAEYYSSALATIHPANFEAFGNVILESLACGTPIVVSDQCGAAEIVDESCGRVTTDLSAGIESVSEISAEFCVDVAENYSWDRVAETTESVVGSATEKQ; this is encoded by the coding sequence ATGAATCTGTTAGTCATATCGCGTGAATTCCCCCCTCACGTTGCTGGAGGTATCTCGTACCATCTCAAAAATCTGTACAGTAAAATAGCCAGTTCTGGACACAACATCACCATTCTAGCTGGCAGACCACGGGCAATTGCTACGACGGACTCCATCGAAGTCCCGGATTCGTTCGATATCAACTGGGTCGATTATTATTCACTCTCCGGCTACCATCTTCAGTTCCCCACTGCGCTGTACAAGACATTGCGTGGGTTCGATATTCACGACTACGACGTTGCGCTGACCCACACTGAAATTCCATTCGACCTAGGTATCTCGACGATCCACAAGGTCCACGATGCCAAACACATCGAGCGGACGTTCAATCGGAACCAGATGGGAAGACTGACCAAGATTGCCGATTCTATACTAGCCAAAACGCGTCGCTGGACCACACAGCGCGCGCTCAACTGCGCCGATGGGCTGATCTTCAATAGCGAACTGACAGAGTCGGTGTGGAAAGACGAGTACCGGATTTCGAGTCCGACTCACACCGTCTATAATGGCGTCGACCAAGAGATATTCTACCCACGAGACGTTCCCGACGAGGAGTACGTGCTCTTCGTCGGTAACAGCCCTCGAAAAGGACTGCCAAAAGTCAGAGAGTTCGCCCGTGACGGTTCCCATCCTGTGTATGTCGTCGGAGACGTCGCTGAATCCGAGAATCTGCGGGCTATCGGACGGGTCAACCAGTCAGAACTCGCAGAGTACTACAGCTCAGCGCTGGCGACCATCCATCCCGCGAACTTCGAGGCGTTCGGGAACGTGATTCTCGAATCGCTCGCCTGTGGGACCCCGATCGTAGTCAGCGACCAGTGTGGGGCAGCAGAGATAGTGGACGAGTCCTGCGGGAGGGTGACTACAGACCTCTCGGCGGGTATCGAGAGCGTCTCGGAGATATCAGCCGAATTCTGCGTCGATGTCGCTGAAAACTATTCCTGGGATCGTGTGGCAGAGACAACGGAATCTGTCGTCGGGAGCGCCACAGAAAAGCAGTGA